The window TCATTAAAGCACGGCCTATCGCTAGCATTTGTTGCTCCCCACCTGACATCGTTCCTGAACGTTGACTTCGGCGCTCATACAGCCTTGGAAACAGCTTATAAACCCGCTCAATACGTTCTTGGTACTGTTGGCGATTTGCAAAAAAGCCCCCCATTGCGAGGTTCTCTTCCACTGTCATACGAGAAAAGACACGCCGCCCTTCTGGCACTATTGCAATGTCTTCACGCATAATTTTGGACGTTGGCAATTGAGTAATATCCACACCTCGGTAGATGACTTGGCCTTCCGATGCACGCGGGTCGCCACAAAGGGTACTGAGCAACGTTGTTTTCCCTGCACCATTTGCTCCGATTAAGGTCACAATCTCACCTTTTTGGATATTCAAGC is drawn from Providencia huaxiensis and contains these coding sequences:
- the livF gene encoding high-affinity branched-chain amino acid ABC transporter ATP-binding protein LivF yields the protein MLEFKKVSTHYGKIQALHEISLNIQKGEIVTLIGANGAGKTTLLSTLCGDPRASEGQVIYRGVDITQLPTSKIMREDIAIVPEGRRVFSRMTVEENLAMGGFFANRQQYQERIERVYKLFPRLYERRSQRSGTMSGGEQQMLAIGRALMSQPELLLLDEPSLGLAPIIIMQIFDTIQQLREEGMTIFLVEQNANQALKLADRGYVLENGHIVLEDSGKALLANEAVRSAYLGG